The proteins below come from a single Lodderomyces elongisporus chromosome 3, complete sequence genomic window:
- the uvi31 gene encoding BolA domain UV induced protein Uvi31 (BUSCO:EOG09265LEG), with translation MSTSVSTKGPIETSIANKLTTNFKPTFLEVRNDSHKHAGHHGLRGATNTTESHFFVKMQSEAFNGLNLPSRHRLVYGALDDEFKNHGLHALQMKLKGTNETMN, from the coding sequence ATGTCAACATCAGTGTCAACGAAAGGTCCAATAGAGACATCGATTGCCAACAAGCTCACGACAAATTTTAAGCCGACTTTTCTCGAGGTACGAAACGATTCTCACAAGCATGCAGGACATCATGGATTACGAGGCGCAACCAACACTACGGAATCTCATTTCTTTGTAAAAATGCAAAGCGAAGCATTTAATGGGTTGAATTTACCAAGCAGACATCGTTTAGTATATGGAGCTCTTGATGATGAGTTTAAGAATCATGGGTTACATGCTTTGCAAATGAAGTTGAAAGGAACAAACGAGACCATGAACTAA
- a CDS encoding uncharacterized protein (MEROPS:MER0031610), with translation MLTFAPRLTRTTYYGFRCCFSTSLGLREPKIETVDLAYEKYPYENSTKSPLILLHGIFGSKANTRTVSKQLAERLTRDIYALDLRNFGSSPHAKRLDYPSLSADVEQWIDNQDFKEKPILVGHSMGAKTAMALALRRPELPKFVVSVDNAPISFGNTGSKFGKYINQLRVALEKHKYNDIKDVDAELAKVEPNKVIRQFLLMNMNRGKKNEPVTSKIPLDIIGDAVNKGFIASWPYDSNVQRWTGPVLFIRGTESHYVPDEVIPEIAAQFPDFEIRDIESGHWVISEKPKEFMDVLQEFIERKEDD, from the coding sequence ATGCTTACATTTGCTCCGCGCTTGACCAGAACAACTTATTACGGTTTTCgctgttgtttttcaacatcTCTCGGGCTACGGGAACCTAAAATCGAGACAGTTGATTTAGCATATGAGAAATACCCATATGAAAACTCCACCAAGTCACCATTAATCTTGCTTCATGGTATATTCGGTTCCAAAGCAAATACACGCACAGTATCTAAGCAATTGGCAGAGCGATTGACGCGAGACATTTATGCTCTTGATCTTCGAAATTTTGGATCAAGTCCGCACGCCAAAAGATTGGATTATCCCAGTTTATCTGCAGATGTGGAGCAGTGGATTGACAACCAGGactttaaagaaaaacccATTTTGGTTGGTCACTCTATGGGTGCCAAGACTGCTATGGCATTGGCATTGAGAAGACCAGAGTTGCCTAAATTTGTGGTGAGTGTGGATAACGCGCCAATCTCATTTGGCAACACTGGGTCCAAGTTTGGAAAATACATTAATCAATTGAGAGTTGCATTGGAAAAACACAAGTATAACGATATTAAGGATGTTGATGCCGAGTTGGCAAAAGTGGAGCCAAATAAAGTTATCAGACAGTTTTTGCTCATGAATATGAATAGAggtaaaaagaatgaaCCAGTAACTTCCAAGATTCCACTAGATATAATTGGTGATGCAGTTAATAAAGGTTTCATTGCCAGTTGGCCCTATGACTCTAACGTTCAAAGATGGACTGGACCTGTTTTGTTCATTAGGGGTACTGAGTCACATTACGTACCTGATGAAGTTATACCGGAGATTGCTGCTCAGTTCCCTGATTTTGAAATTCGTGATATAGAGAGCGGGCATTGGGTGATTAGCGAGAAGCCAAAAGAATTTATGGATGTCTTGCAAGAGTTtatagaaagaaaggaagacGATTAA